A part of Cuculus canorus isolate bCucCan1 chromosome 23, bCucCan1.pri, whole genome shotgun sequence genomic DNA contains:
- the RNF26 gene encoding E3 ubiquitin-protein ligase RNF26, translating into MALRLLLDLLSLLLDLNFFLVSSLVSALLWLLAAACSLPAALLSGWEALLLSLCSLARAASCAGLSALQGLLRGCSCSLEGFKALGNLVLHQAVRGRELVQRGLCGALSAGQALGRQLAESVAIGTSLLAYLVNSFVNVCLIGTQNLFTLAVALWDSLAGLCGRVVDVAAACLAHVSSGAIALSILLWSPCQMVFKLLASATELFIKVFFVNIYGLGLLLLIIVVGTFVLNPGLLRPLTTYVLDYFDLMPSSHRRRRLELYLLAFMVLAVAVTSQTWRSVVNGSRLLTSRNQQLTAWRRQLTNWSQQVTSWSRQVISWSRRGRTMNQESNQRRASVLTVRPLAFEQLLEGQIAQPRPALSRRAMAGQHHHHPREEPSSSRGKALRKQQLNAAAKDDEGAPDNNPWMLLKEQEERKKCVICQDQTKTVVLLPCRHLCLCEECTEVLLQQAVYQRNCPLCRQMILQTLNVYL; encoded by the coding sequence ATGGCGCTGCGGCTGCTGCTCGacctgctctccctgctgctcgACCTCAACTTCTTCCTGGTGTCGTCGCTGGTGTCGGcgctgctctggctgctggccGCAGCTTGCAGCCTGCCCGCCGCCCTCTTGTCTGGCTGGGAggctctgctgctctccctgtGCTCCTTAGCCCGGGCTGCATCCTGCGCGGGGCTGAGCGCCCTGCAGGGGCTGCTGcggggctgcagctgcagcttggAGGGCTTCAAAGCTTTGGGCAACCTCGTGCTGCACCAGGCGGTGCGGGGCAGGGAGCTGGTGCAGCGAGGGCTGTGCGGGGCGCTGAGCGCGGGGCAGGCGCTGGgcaggcagctggcagagagcGTGGCCATCGGCACCAGCCTCCTGGCTTACCTGGTCAACAGCTTCGTCAACGTGTGCCTCATCGGGACACAGAACCTCTTCACCTTGGCGGTGGCGCTTTGGGATTCCCTAGCCGGGCTCTGCGGCAGGGTGGTGGACGTGGCGGCTGCTTGCTTGGCGCACGTCTCCAGCGGTGCCATCgccctctccatcctcctctgGTCACCCTGCCAGATGGTCTTCAAGCTCCTGGCTTCTGCCACCGAGCTCTTCATCAAAGTCTTCTTCGTCAATATCTATGGCCTGGGCTTGCTGCTCCTCATCATTGTTGTCGGCACCTTTGTCCTCAACCCTGGGCTACTGCGGCCGCTGACAACCTACGTGCTGGACTACTTCGACTTGATGCCTTCCTCACACCGCCGGCGGCGGTTGGAGCTTTATCTGTTGGCATTCATGGTGCTGGCGGTGGCCGTGACCTCCCAGACCTGGCGGAGTGTGGTGAACGGGAGTCGGCTGTTGACCAGCAGGAATCAGCAGTTGACCGCGTGGAGACGGCAGTTGACCAACTGGAGTCAGCAGGTGACCAGCTGGAGCCGGCAAGTGATCAGCTGGAGCCGAAGAGGCAGAACGATGAACCAGGAAAGCAACCAGCGAAGGGCATCTGTGCTTACCGTGAGACCTCTAGCCTTTGAGCAGCTCCTGGAGGGGCAGATAGCGCAACCGCGCCCTGCTCTGAGTCGACGTGCCATGGCCGGACAGCATCACCACCATCCCAGGGAGGAGCCAAGCAGCTCGCGGGGCAAAGCTctgaggaagcagcagctgaatgcAGCAGCTAAGGATGACGAGGGCGCTCCGGATAACAACCCTTGGATGCTCCTGAAAGAACAAGAGGAACGTAAGAAATGTGTCATCTGTCAGGACCAAACCAAGACAGTCGTGCTTCTGCCCTGCAGACACCTCTGTCTGTGTGAGGAGTGCACGGAAGTCCTCCTGCAGCAGGCTGTCTACCAGCGCAATTGCCCGCTGTGCCGCCAGATGATCCTCCAGACGCTCAACGTGTACTTGTGA